Part of the Nostoc sp. ATCC 53789 genome, AGCCTGTCTAACTTGACGTACTGAATTAGCATCCATCTTCACAATCACAAGCATCAAACCATCCTTTATAAAATCTGTTATTGGTTGAACAGTGTCAGAAATTGCCCTTAACTGAGGAGTAAATGCTAATTCATTATCTGCTAATAATATTCCTGATTTGGCGTTTAACGTTACTTTTTCAGAAGTAGTTAATACAAGATTAGAGTTATTATGATGTAATTTTGTAGGGAATGCTGCATACACTACAGTTAATGTACCAATAGAAAATAAAGTTGCCCCTAAAATGTATTTTGTGTACTTTAGCATATTTCGATCATCCTTTTACTTCAAAAACTAATTACTACTGATATAGATTGGAGAATTACTAAAAGTTACCCAATATTTCTTAATATTGCTTGTATTAACAATATCTTCGACATTTTTTATAGGTTGGTTGAGCGGAGCAAAAACCAACGAATGCGTTGGGTTATTCTTTGATAAGCAAGCTACGAATCAAGGCTTTTTTCAATTTTGGGAAGGTTTTCAGTAACAAATAAATAAAACCACCTACAATTATTGCAAAAATAAATCCAATAATAAAATGAAAAAACATATCAAATGGAAAACTACAGACAAAATCACTTTTGCAAAGTTTAAGAAATGGAAATTTCTCGCTAGGTTTAATTAGCTCGACAGAAATACTACTGAAAGCTAAACTAGTACCTAATAGGGTAATCAGTATTCCTAATCGTTTTTCTCGGTCTTGAGCAGCTTCTTCCCGTTCTTTTGCAGCAGCTTCAATTGCAGCTTCCAGTTCAGCCCGTTCAATTGTTACCATAGCCATGACTGTATCAATTAATTTAGACCCAGATTCTAAATGTTGGCGAGAGAATTGTATCTGACTTTTATATTTATCATGCGTTAGCGCTATAAAGTCTCTGAAAAATGATAAATCATTGTTTGTTGATTTACCTAGTTCACACAGTTTATTGAATCTAGACTCATAATTTCTAATATTAATTGTAATCGTGCTTTCATGATCTACTAAATCACGTATATATCTGGAATACTCAAGTGTTTTCTTATATAAATCAGGTAGCAATTCTTTAAAATTTTTAAATTCGTATAATCTGTCTTTTGATGTAATATTCAAAAAGTTTTGGCTGAATTTATCTACGAAGCTGGAAATTTCTTCGGCTTGTCGCTGACACCATTGAGCCTGGTCATAGGCATATAAAATCTTGTGGTACGGGCAAAGTAACTCTAGTAAATATGTAGCTACCAGTTCCAGGTTTTCGATAATTGGAGTTTTTGGATTTATCAACCAAACTAAGATGCGGCATCGTTTGGATGGATCTCTTTCCAGAGTCTCATATTCATAAATTTGGTTGTCTAGTAGCTTACTATCACCATCTAGCTCAAATCTATTTTGAGTGCCAAGGAGTTGAACAACACAATCATTTGCTAACTTTAGCACTTCATCTTCATTACAAGGCTCTATGAGTTCGCCATACAGTAGTAGAGTTTGCCCTAGAGATGCCTGGATATATGGAGGTAACAAACGTTTTTTTGGATTAAACTGTCTTAACTGATCTAAAGAAATGGACCCATTAAATAATAGGGTTAAATCCACAGCGTAAGTATCGTGAATTAAAAAGGGGCAAAGAAAGCCATCAAGTTGTAAATCTTTGTCACCTTTTGGTGCAATTAGCTGAAAATTTAAACTCTCTTTCTGTAAGTTAAGTAGGTTTTGGCGTTTGAGTTTCAATAGGTTTTCCGCTTCAGGAGCATACTGACCGTTTTGATAGCAAACCAGCTGTTGTTTAAGGTTTTGCAGTTCAGGAATCTGGAGATCGCATCCTAGCTTTACCAAGCTTTTCCAAAGTTGATCAGCGTCATCTGAAGGCTGATCTGGCCCATTATTAATATCGGTACGCAGATGGTAAGCGTACAGCGTAAGGCTTGGGTTACATAGCCTTTGAGCTATGGATGTTTTGCTCATTTTTTAGTTAAAAGTATAACTGAGAGGGAGGTTACTCTAAGAAGATGGTTTGCTTCGGCGGACGATGTTGTCAATTGGTTCGTCATCATCCTTTTTATCTTCAGGTGGAAACTTTGGTTTACCCCCTTTTGGCCCGCGTTCACCTGAGTCACTGGCATTCTGTTGTCTGAGAAGGGCATCTAGCTCATTCTGAATTTTGGGGCGTTCTTCACACCAGTTAGCTATTGCATCTGATTCTTGCTCCAAGAGAGTTTTTCGTAAATTTGCTAACGAGACATAATCCTCTTCTGTAAAGAAGTGAGGGTAATTTTTTTCGATGTACTTAAACTGTTGGATAAGTTGTTCGTGAAATGAAGTCATTAAATTACTCCTTTATTGACCGATAGCACAGAATGCTGCCCAGTGATGTGGCTCTCGGATCTGATCAAAAGGAAATGTATTTCTTAACTCAAATTTCTCTGTACCAGTGAGAGGCATGTTTTTCATCCAGTTGTTCAATTTCTCCACCGTTAAATCACGTAACCAAAGTTGAGCTTGATTGAGCGCAATAGCTACTGCACCCTTTTCGAGTTGGGAAGAATTCTTTTGCATTTGTTTTAAGTTTTCGTAAAATTTGATCGTCAAGAAAGCAGTAGAAATGTCTTTTACTTTCCAGAGGCTAGCGACAACGTTGGGACTACCTGCAAACAGGAAGCCACTTGGTAAACAAATATATTCATCGCTGAGGCTTTGGAAGTCTGCTATGCCTGTTTCGCAGGCTGAGAGGGTAACAAGTTGGCAATGTTTGAGATTCAGTCCGAAGATTTCGGCTAATGTGAGGCGTCCATCTTCTTTTTGTTCTTTTAGCTGTTTATCTTTGGCTTCTTCTTCGGTTTCAGCTAAAATGAGTGCTGATTCTAACGGATATTTCAGGTTAAACTCGCCATGACAAGCGAAGTGAATACAGAAGTTTGAGAGCGAATTCCAATCAAATTTTTTAAAGTTATCTTCTTTTGCTTCTTGCTCCTCTAATACTTTATAAGAGCCAAAAAAGGACTTGATAAGTTTAACTTCTAAATTGCTGTACTTCAGATTAGCCTCAGGATTTTTGGCACTAGGATTTTGAATTGCAAAAAGGTGGTGTAAATTAAGGCTTTGCTGTGTTTGACTGAGTTGCAGCAGTTGACAACTAGGTGCATAGCTCACACCTCCTGGAAACTTATCTAGAAGGCATTTGTCCTGTTTATTTGAGAAAGGTAAAGCATGTAAGGGCAGCGAATGTAAGAAACGGTGGGGGATTAATATTAAACGATTACAGTTTTCAGGAATAAGGGAGAGGACATAACGTATGTGCAAAATTTTTGCCAACTTTTGAATGCGAGTAGTTAGTAGACTTTTCCACTCATGTCTTTTATTGTCATCATTTCTTGATGCATGGTATGTCTCAAAATATTCTTTGCACCACTTGATTAATTTTTCCAAGCCTTTAGATGAACATATGCAAAGGGGTTTTTGCTGACTCTTGTGGTTTTTGTCTCCAGTGATAATAAAAGTGATAATTTTGTTAGTTGTGATATACCATTTGATGATTGCAGTCTTTTCTTCAACTAAGTCTTGTATTTCGCTATAAGAGATAGGATTAATTTTCTGAGTAAATTTAAAACTGTCGTCTTCTATATTAATTTTATTTAGTAACTCATCTAGGCCTTTTTGCAACTTAGGCAATTCTTGCTGGCTTAAATTTTGCCTTTGTTTACTTGAAATTTCATGTCGTAATTTGTCAATCTCTTCGCGGTAAATATCGCCTTTTGGATAGAGATTTTTCGTTGCTAGAAGTTCGACGAGGTTACGAGCTTGGCTGCGTTCAGCATATTCTATAGCATGAGCATAATACTGAGGGTTATTGTTGGCTAGCTCTAGACAAAGTTCTACCATATTTTGATAAATAAGATTCGCTTCTTCAGCAAGTTTCTGTTTGTCTGAGTCAATGTTAGAGCCAAAAATTATCTTACCTCTAAGGTTCTCTACGATACCAATAGCAGCATCAAAAGCTTCGTAAGCTTCACTGTATTTTCCAGCAGTTTGGTAAGCATCTCCGAGATCGCTTTGAGTTATTGCCCACTCTTGAGGATAAGCATTATGGTTGTAGACTTTCAAAGCTGCTTGGCAAGCCTTAATTGCTAAATCTATATTCTCTTGTTTATTTCCCTTTTTCTTTTGAAGGTAAGCACTGCTAAGATTATTTTGAGTTCTAGCCCATTGGTAATTATCCAGATCAATGAAAACTTGTGAAGCTGCATTGAATGCCTCAATTGATTCCTCAATTGCTTGAGTTAGATTTTCATCTCCTTTTTTTCTTTGAAGGTAAGCATTACCAATATTATTATGAGTTTTAGCCCATTCGTAAGTAAAAGAGTTGCAAGTATATACACGCAAAGCATCTTTGAAAGCTTCAATCGCTAGTTCAATATTTTTTGCTTTATCTTCCTTTTCCCTTTCAAGGTAAGCACAGCCGATATAATTTTTAGTTTCTGCCCAAATTAAAGAATAAGAGTTGCTCCAAATTATAGAATAAGGTTCGTTGTTGTATAATTTTTTTAACACGTTATTGTGAAGTTTAATTGCTGTTTCTAAATTCTCAGCTTTGTCTTCTCTCCTGCGGTAAAGGTAGGTATTGCCAAGATTATTTTGTGTATTTGCCCATTGTTCGCAAAGATAATCATGAGTGTAGACTTTCAAAGCTGAGTTGAAAGCTTGAATTGCTAGTTCTATGTTTTCTGCTATTCCACCCCTGATTCGCGAGCTGTAGAAACACCCCAATTGATCTTGAAGTAATGCCCACTCTTGAGGATAAGCTTCCTTATCAAATACTTTCAATGCAATTTCATATCCAGCAATAACGATCTCTTTTTCAGTATTACTGGCTTTACTATTTAGCGAAAACTGGAATATTTTATTACTAAATATTAAAATATTTTTCGCAATCTTTTTTGCTTCTTCTGGTTGCAATTTGTCTAGTATCTCTTGCATCTTGGTTGCCCAAGTTCGCAATTCTCTAACTAATTTATCATCCAAATTTTCATTTTTATCATCTAGTTTTTCATACAAATGCTCTAGATTTTCTTGCAGTAAGCGATCAACCTTTTCGGCATCGCCTATACTTTCTCCAATTTTTTGTATTTCTTGTAATACTTGCTCCAAGAAACTCATGCATTTGTCCTATAAATGTGCTAATTGATAGCTAAATTAGGAGAGTTTAAGCAGATCGTTGGCACCTTAAACTGTACGCCTCTTTCAAGCCTTCATGTTAAGAAGGACGATCGCATTTCTCGCACTTATGCAAATTAAAACTAAGTGATTCTACTAAGCCTAGAAAATAAGCCCAACATTGTCACTAGCTAAATGTTGGGTTTTAAACCTATCAAAATGTGAGGTTGAGAAAATGCAACTACAGCCTGACAATCCCCCGGTTCAGGGCGGTGACTAGGGCTTGAGTCCGATCGCTAACGTTCAACTTGCCGAAAATATTATTGGTATGAAATCTGACGGTACTCTCCGCAATGTTAAGGACATTGCTAATCTGCTGGTTATTCTTGCCCTTGGCGATCAGGCGCAGCACTTCCAACTCACGATCGCTCAATTCCTCACTACCCATCCGCTCGGCTAGCTTGGCTGCTATAGTGGGCGGAATATACCTTTGTCCTTTATGAACAGTGCGAATCGCATCTAAGAGTTCGTTCGGTTCCGCTCCCTTGAGGAGATAGCCCTTTGCACCCGCCCGTAATCCCCGATAGATATCTTCATCCCCATCAAAGGTAGTCAACACAACGATTCGGGCGTGTTTAAACTTAGCACAGATGGCTGCGATCGCATCAGCACCTTCCATCTTCGGCATTCGCAAATCCATCAGCGCTACATCGGGTTGATGTTGGTGGAAAAGTTCTAACGCTTCTCGCCCGTCGCCAGCATGGCCGATTACAGTCATGTCTGGCTCACATTGAAGAAACATTGTTAAAGCTTGTCCCAAGATGGGGTGATCGTCAGCAAGCAGGATGCGAATGACATTGGATTGGCTCATATCATTTACTCTCGGTAGACTAACACTGAAACTTCTGTTCCCTGTCCTGGCGAACTCTGAATTGTTAGTTTTGCCCCTATGCGTTCAGCTCGTTCGCTCATAATTAAAAGACCAAAGCTGTTGATAACAGATACACTCCCCATGTCAAATCCTTGTCCATCATCTTTGATTCGCAAGCTGCACTGGCTTTCTTGATACGCCAGTTCAATTTGGATTTCTCTAGCTTGGGCATATTTGAAGGCATTGGTTAATGCTTCTTGTCCAATGCGGAGTAGGTTATTTTCAACATCTGGAGACAAGGGGTATATCTTGCCTATTAATTGGCAGACAATATGTGTATTGGTAGGGGAAAACATCTGAGTGGCGAAGCGATTGAGAGCATTAAAAATGTCGCCGTCCTCCAATAATTGCGATCGCAATGCTTTTATCGAACGGCGTGCTTCAGTTAGCCCAGAATGAGCTAAGTCTCGCCCTGCTTTGATTAATTTCTGTGCTACTTCTATATCTGTTGTCAGTTTTCGTGAGGCGGTGTCTAAGTGGACAATAACAACGGTGAAGGCTTGTGCTAAAGTATCGTGAATTTCCTGTGCCAAGCGGTTACGTTCTGCTAATACGGTTGCTTCTTCAGCCTGCTTACGACTACTAATATCCTGTATTGCAGCCATCCTGATGGTACGCCCACGATATGACATAAATCTGGCTCTGATCTCAGCCGGAAATGTGCTTCCATCCTTACGCAGACAAACGGTTTCATAAATTCCTTCATCCCCTGAGCGAATCTTCTGCATTACCTGTTCCTGATATTCAGGAGCAGTAAAATCCATGACACGCATACCAACTAACTCAGAAAGTTCATAACCAAACATCTCAGCACAGGTTTGGTTAGTATCTAAAAGTATGCCTTGCTCGGTAATAGCGATCGCTTCAAATGTTGCCTCTGCTAATAGCCGAAATCGCGTCTCGCTCTCTAAAAGCGCCACTTCTGCCTGCTTGCGTTCAGCTATTTCTCGTTGTAGTTCTAGGGTACGTTCAGTAACCTGTTGTTCTAAAATCGAATTATAATCAGCTAGAATCTTCTCTGCTTTTTTGCGTTCGGTAATATCAATACAAACGGTGAGCGCATATATTACTTTGCCCGATTCATCAAAAATTGGGGTGCTTAAAACTTCTACAGGGATAGTTTTATTTGGGTGGCGAAACTCAAGATTATCAACATGGACAGTTTTACCAGCTAAAGAATATACAATTGGCAGTTCATCAGCAGGGCATAACTGGTCAGTTCCAGCTAGATAAATTTGATAATATTCTGCTATATTTTCGTATTCGATAGATGGTAATAACTCTACGTTGACTAATTGTTGTGAAGCTCGATTAGTATAGTAGAGTTGCCCACTACTATCATCTATCGAAACACTCACAGGTATAGCGTCAAGAAATTGTTTCAGGCGGGTTTCACTTTGCAATAAAGCTTTGTTTAAATCCTGCATTTCCGAAAATTTTTCTTGGAGTTGATCAGCCATACTATTAAATGACTTGGCTAATTCCCCCAATTCATCGGAACGCTCTATTTCTATTCTTTTTTCCCATTCACCTTGAGCAAGCGCTAAAGCTGATTTTTTTAAAGCTAGAACTGGTTGAGTAATCCACCGTAAAATTAAAATACCGACAGCTACAGCCACTATCAAAGCAGCAATACACAGCACAATAGTGGTGCGGGTATTAACATTAATTGCCTGCATGAAGTCATCTTCTGGGACTACTACCACAATTAACCAGTCAAGTCCTCGATTATCTTGGAAGGGTAAAACTTGAATAAACTGCCGCTTACCATCTATCGAGAAATATAATTGCTGTGAGCTATTAATTGACTTAAGTTCATGAAATTTATTTTTTAAATATTTACTAGTAAATTGTGTTTTTTTATCATTACTATTTATAGCCAAAAATGGCTGAATTCTATTTTCTGCTAATTGTGTCTCTAAATTATTTGAGCGGAAGGGTTTTTCATTAGTTGAAGTTGCTACCAATCTTCCAGACTGACGCTCAACAATAAAACTTATTCCTGTTTTCCCAATTTTTAAATTTTGCAGAAAAGTGCCAATTTTGGATAAGTTTAAATTTGAGAGTAATACACCTTGCAAATTTCCCTGTTTATCGTAAGCAGGTTGACTAGCAGCGATGTACAAAGCAATTCCAGAATTATGAGGATAAATTTTACTCCAAATTGGTCTTTCTTCTGCTATCGGTTTGTTATACCAATCACGTCTTTGAGTATCATAAGGTTTGCCAAAATCCTTTATTCCCGTGCGTGTGCCTTGTTTATTAGTAGTATAAGTCCGTAAATTATATTTAGTAGATTTACCAGATGCTCTGATTGTCAAAGAGCCATCAGGAAATATCTCTGCTGAAATAAACTCTTTATTTTTATTGGCAAAACCAATTAGACTTACTTGATTAAATACTTTTAATTGCTCAAAAAAATATTTTTCTAAGACAGCAAACTCTTGTATGTTTAATTGTCCAAGTTTAATAGTATTAGCATTATTCTGATTAATTTGCTGGGGAGTTTCAAGAAAAGTATGTAGATTTTGCTGAACACGCTGGCTAATTTCACTTAGTAGCCGTGTGGCAATATTATTTACTGCTTTTTGCCCATTCTTGAATGAGAGATAACCCGTTAAACTTACTACCGCTAAAATTTGCAGAATAAAGGGAACAATCAAAACGGTTCGCAGAGAAGGTTTAACGAGAAGAGAAAGAAAGTATTGAAGATATGATATTTTGTTAAACAATAAAATATTCCTTTTATTGTCAAGACTATAAAATTTACTTAAGAAATTTTTAAGTGTCTGAAGCAGAAGTAGTTCAGGCTTTTTTAACTCATCCTGCATTCACTACAGCACTTTTATTTTGATTAATAATGAATCTTTTCTTTAAGTTGTATAGTCAGCACTTTTGTTTGGATAACATATATGAATTTTATGTAGGAGTAAAAATAATTTTTGCATAATCTAGTTCTAAAAAATGCATACAGAAAGATTAATTGTAAAAAATCTCTCTTAGGATAGATGCTTCTTTATATTTTTTAATAAGCATAAATTATATAACTACAAGACAATTAAAACAATTTCCGCAATCATCTACAACCAAAAGCTATAATTTTTTGAGTAAATTGTAATTTTACGTATTTCCTCAGATTTTCTGTAGATTTTCCAACTAGCCTCAAAGGATGTTTTAAAAGTAGTTACTTGTTATTCCAGGCTCTTATTGATCCCCCCTAACCCATGCCAGTCGCTCCAGTTTGCAAGACCAGAATCAAAGTCCTCCTTTTTAAGGCAATACAGTTCACATAAGACCAAAACACTTGTAGAGACGGCGATTTATCGCGTCTCAAAAACCCAAGATTTTGTACTTTTTAAGGGGGATTTAGCAGGTTAATTTCATACGAAAAAAGAAAAATACATTTAATAAAGTATTTTTAGTAACATCAAAATATTCCAAATCTAACCAACGGTTTTTTGGAAATGAGCGTAGTAAAATTTTCAAAATATGTGGAATTGTTTAGAAATTAATCTTCTTAAATTGGGTTAATTTTCCGTTCGCCGATTAACTAAGGTAGCGCTAGCTTGGTCAACAGGCATCAGCACAACTTCGTTAATATTGACATGGGGCGATCGCGTCACACAGAAAAATATCACATCAGCCACATCATCTGCTGTCAGTGGGGTAACTCCCTGATAGACTGTTTTAGCGCGTTCAGTATTTCCGTGAAACCGCACCTCGCTAAATTCCGTTTCCACCATCCCAGGGTCAACGGAAGTTACACGTACCCGTGTTCCCAACAAGTCTTGTTTTAAACCTTCAGAAATTGCTCTGACAGCAGCTTTGGTAGCACAGTAGACATTGCCACCGGGATAGGTTTGATGTCCCGCAATGGAACCTAAATTTACCACATGGCCGCGATCGCGACTCACCATTCCCGGAACAACATAACGGGAAACATAAAGTAAACCCTTAACGTTAGTATCAATCATGTCTTCCCAGTCTTGAAAGCTGCCTTCGTGCAACTTGTCTAAACCACGACTTAGACCAGCATTATTAATCAGAATGTCGATGTCAGACCAGGCAGGCGGTAGAGTAGAAATGGCTTCTTCGACAGCGTTGCGATCGCGCACATCTAGCTGTAATAAATGAATTTCAGTACCAAATTCTTTAACGAGAGCATCTGCTAGCTGCTGCAAACGTTCTAACCGTCGTGCTGCTAGGATTAGTTTTGCACCCGCACCAGCAAAGATTCTCGCACAAGCAGTACCAATACCACTACTTGCGCCAGTAATCAAAATGATTTGATTTTGTAGGGAAGTCATTAGGATAATTAGAAGTGAGGAGTTAATAGTTATGACATACTCCCCGGCGTGAACGCACGGTGATTCTGGAGTAATGAGTAATAAGTAATAAGTAATGAGTAAATACCCATTTTTCATCCACTCATTACTCCTTACTCATTACTTTAAAGCATTGTGTGAAGCACGGGGTTTCAGACCCATATTTTTGATGAATTATGAATTAGCACAAGTTTCATAGTTCATACTTGTAGGGAAGGGGTTGAGGGTTAGGTTTGAGAGAAATAGGACTTACACAAAAACCCTCTAAAACTCTCATGCCTCCGTGACCTCTGCGCCCTCTGTGGTTCGTTTTCCGTTACCCGTGCGTAAGTCCTAATAAAGTGGCACACCGCGTTAACTCCTAATTATTTCTTCACCACTTGTAGACGCTGAGTTACCATAGTCATTCCATTACCTCGCAGGATGACAGCAGAAACCCATTGGCTACCAGGGGTGGATGGTGCTTGTCCAGTTTTAAAAAGTCCACCGGATGTTAATAATTGCAAATCTACGGGTGTGGGGTTGAGAAATTTCTCTGGTTGGATGGTTTCCTCTAGCGCCGTTCCTAGTAGAAAATCATCCCCAAGTGGCTCTTGGACGATCGCATCAAAATTATACTTCTGACCAACCAGTACCTGTTGTGGTAATTTAATATCAATTTTGGGTGGCTTGCTGCCAGAGGTAAGTTGGGTGCGTTCTGCCAAAATGTCTTGACGGACGATTCTACCGCTTTCAATGCGCTGACGCGATTTAATCGTGGCATCGAGAGCCAAATTATTCCCGCTACCAGAGGGTAAGCCAGTTATTTTCGTCTCTGTTTCGGCAATAATCCCATTGCCTTCCGATTTTGAAGATAGCAGTTTGGTACTGTATTGTAATTTAGGATATCGTTTCCAAAGTGAAACCAAAGACTTTTCTAGGGTTTGGAGGGTTAATCCATCCCCATGAGTGAAAGAGGGGCTGTAGAATTGCAACACCCCTTTGACATCACCCTTGCTGGCAGCTGCATCGACTTGTGTCAACAGGTTTTTTAAATCGGTTGGTGCATTTTGAACTGTACCAGTTTGCGCTAATTGCTGTGGTGTCGTCGCTTGAGTGCGTTGCCAACCACTTGTTAAACCAAGGGTTAGCAGGAACGAAACCAGCCAAATACTGGCTGGAAATTTGAGTTGGTGTTTTACGAAAGCAGTAATAATTTTAGTCATTTGCAAGAGTTTACTGATTTGATGAGAGAAAGTCAGGAAATTGTTTTATCTTAGTTAAGCTAGACGCTAAACGGTAGAGGTTTGATGGCAAACGCACCGATACGATTATTAATAGCTGCCAGTGGGACTGGTGGACACTTGTTTCCAGCGATCGCACTGGCAGAAAAACTTCCAGATTATCAAATCGAATGGCTGGGAGTACCCAATCGGCTAGAAACTCAACTTGTCCCTAAAGAGTATCCCTTGAATACTATTGCAGTTGAAGGGTTTCAGCAAGGGTTTGGACTCTCCTCGATTCGCATTTTGGCTAAACTCGCTGGTTCGATTATAGAAGTCAGACGAATTCTCAAACAGGGAAATTTTCAAGGGGTGTTTACCACTGGGGGTTACATCGCCGGGCCAGCTGTCATTGCGGCACGTTCTCTTGGTTTACCCGTGGTTTTCCACGAATCTAACGCCTTACCAGGTAAAGTAACTCGCTTTTTTGGCCCTTGGTGTAGTGCGGTAGCCTTGGGATTTGAAGTAGCTGCTAAGTATTTGCCTCGTGCCAAAAATGTCTGTGTTGGTACTCCCGTGCGATCGCAATTTCTCAACGGAGAAATTAATTCACCTCTGGATTTAGCCATTCCTGATGGTGTTCCCTTAATTGTCGTCTTTGGTGGTAGCCAAGGTGCAGTTGCGGTTAATAAGTTAGTGCGCGAATCTGCAAAGGCTTGGTTTGATGCTGGTGCTTATGTAGTACATTTAACTGGCGATCGCGATCCCGAAGCAGATAGTCTCAAACATCCGCAGTATATAGCCTTACCTTTTTACAACAATATGGCGGCGTTGTTGCAACGAGCAACTCTTGCCATTAGTCGTTCTGGTGCCGGTAGCTTGACAGAATTAGCAGTGTGCGGAACACCAGCAATTTTGATCCCTTACCCCTTTGCCGCAGAAGACCATCAATCTTACAATGCAGATGTATTTACCAAAGCTGGTGCGGCGTTAACACTGAAACAATCGGAGTTGACGGCGCAAGTATTGCAAAGTAATGTGTTGAATTTGTTGCAGTCACCGCAAGAGTTAGCAAAGATGGGGGAAAACGCTCATGTGCTCGCAGTTCCCGATAGTGCCGAAAAATTGGCGCAATTAGTGCGTGAGGTGGTAGAAACATAACGTTGATTATTTAGTATTAGAAATTTACTTTCCAAGTTATGAATATCTTATCCAGCCCAAAATTTCGCTTCACAGTAGGTTGTGCTGCCTTATTATTTGTCAGTTTAGCCAGTAGCCATCTATATACTCAGTCAAAAAATAAACAGCTAGCCCAACAAAATCAGCCCTTTACTCAGCAAGAAAATTCTGCCCCAGTTCCATCACAAATTTCCCTCACCGCAAATTTCCAAAATCCTTTTGTTGCTCAACAAATATCTAATGAAGTTATCGATAAGCAAAACGCTTTTTTACCTCAGCAGAATTTGCTAGCTGCATCTGCACCCTATCCAGTTGTCGATGAGTTCAAGAAATATAAATTTAGTATTAATGGCAGCCAAGTTGTTACCCCAGGAAAACTGCCAAGTAGTAAGGTTAACTTCAATCAAGGAGATTTATTAACTGTTCTCGTTAATACTAGAAAATATTTTCAAGATTATTCTTCGGAAGACCCAGATATTCTCCGTACAGGAATGCTTGCGACTCAAGGAGTAACTATACCAGATGTTCTCAACACTTTGAATTTCATGATTGCTGTCTTAAAGGAGGATATTGCTAATAAGCGAGCTACTCGTTTGCAAGATCCTAACTTTATCAATACCAATTTTCGAGTTATTAAATGGTCTCCCTATAACCCAAAGAACAAACAGCAAAAACAATTACGAATTACCAAATATGCTGTCTTTACTCATC contains:
- a CDS encoding nuclear transport factor 2 family protein; protein product: MTKIITAFVKHQLKFPASIWLVSFLLTLGLTSGWQRTQATTPQQLAQTGTVQNAPTDLKNLLTQVDAAASKGDVKGVLQFYSPSFTHGDGLTLQTLEKSLVSLWKRYPKLQYSTKLLSSKSEGNGIIAETETKITGLPSGSGNNLALDATIKSRQRIESGRIVRQDILAERTQLTSGSKPPKIDIKLPQQVLVGQKYNFDAIVQEPLGDDFLLGTALEETIQPEKFLNPTPVDLQLLTSGGLFKTGQAPSTPGSQWVSAVILRGNGMTMVTQRLQVVKK
- the murG gene encoding undecaprenyldiphospho-muramoylpentapeptide beta-N-acetylglucosaminyltransferase, yielding MANAPIRLLIAASGTGGHLFPAIALAEKLPDYQIEWLGVPNRLETQLVPKEYPLNTIAVEGFQQGFGLSSIRILAKLAGSIIEVRRILKQGNFQGVFTTGGYIAGPAVIAARSLGLPVVFHESNALPGKVTRFFGPWCSAVALGFEVAAKYLPRAKNVCVGTPVRSQFLNGEINSPLDLAIPDGVPLIVVFGGSQGAVAVNKLVRESAKAWFDAGAYVVHLTGDRDPEADSLKHPQYIALPFYNNMAALLQRATLAISRSGAGSLTELAVCGTPAILIPYPFAAEDHQSYNADVFTKAGAALTLKQSELTAQVLQSNVLNLLQSPQELAKMGENAHVLAVPDSAEKLAQLVREVVET